A portion of the Bacteroides faecium genome contains these proteins:
- a CDS encoding AAA family ATPase, whose amino-acid sequence MNQNPFVTSGYVSSEYFCDREQESAEVIMDVEGRNNKVLISPRRMGKTGLILHCFNQPELRDNYYCFFIDIYPTLNLSDFVVLLGNKICEVLKPKGKNAIEAFCRIVRSLEFRISFDSLGQLEASFGLGDIKDPQRTLDEIFSYINSSEKRCVVAIDEFQQISKYPETHTEALLRTHVQHCTNASFIFAGSQRHMLQNMFFSASKPFYHSASVMSLKPIPLEKYSEFVIRHFNEAGKQIAAKDIEYVYELFEGHTWYMQSVFYLAYYMTIDVCTCEIIQKAIQKKLDDNGEIYEAIYYGIPEKQRELLKALACEGKFDKIQSGVFIKKYNLPSASSVQSAAKRLLDNDLITIENNGLYSISDRFLSMWLRQRLGRG is encoded by the coding sequence ATGAATCAGAATCCTTTTGTCACTTCGGGCTATGTGTCTTCGGAGTATTTTTGTGATAGAGAGCAAGAAAGTGCAGAAGTTATAATGGATGTGGAGGGTAGGAATAATAAGGTTTTGATTTCTCCCCGCCGTATGGGAAAAACAGGATTGATACTTCACTGTTTTAACCAGCCGGAACTTCGTGACAACTATTATTGCTTTTTTATTGATATCTATCCCACATTGAATTTATCGGATTTTGTTGTACTTTTAGGCAATAAAATCTGCGAGGTGTTGAAGCCAAAAGGAAAGAATGCTATAGAAGCGTTTTGTCGGATAGTTCGTTCTTTGGAATTTCGTATTAGTTTTGATTCATTAGGACAGTTGGAAGCCTCTTTTGGTCTTGGGGATATCAAAGATCCCCAGCGGACATTGGACGAAATATTCTCTTATATCAATAGTTCGGAGAAAAGATGTGTCGTTGCGATAGATGAGTTTCAACAAATAAGCAAGTATCCTGAAACTCATACTGAGGCTTTGTTACGTACACATGTGCAGCATTGTACCAATGCTTCATTTATTTTTGCAGGCAGTCAGAGGCATATGTTGCAAAATATGTTTTTCAGTGCTTCGAAGCCATTCTATCATAGTGCTTCCGTAATGAGCCTGAAACCTATTCCTTTGGAAAAGTATAGTGAATTTGTTATTCGGCATTTTAATGAAGCCGGTAAGCAGATTGCAGCGAAAGACATTGAGTATGTTTATGAGTTGTTTGAGGGGCATACTTGGTATATGCAAAGTGTATTCTATTTGGCATATTATATGACGATAGATGTTTGTACCTGTGAGATTATTCAGAAAGCTATCCAAAAGAAGTTGGATGACAATGGAGAAATCTACGAAGCCATTTATTATGGTATACCTGAAAAGCAACGTGAATTACTAAAGGCTTTGGCTTGTGAAGGGAAATTCGATAAAATACAGTCTGGAGTATTTATTAAGAAATATAATTTGCCTTCAGCCAGTTCTGTACAATCAGCGGCTAAGAGATTGTTGGATAATGATTTGATTACTATAGAGAATAATGGACTTTATTCTATTAGTGACCGTTTTTTAAGTATGTGGCTTCGACAGCGATTGGGAAGAGGATAA